TCTACGCGACCGGTTTCGCCCTCGCGGAGACGAACGCCGCCGGGGTCGTGATCGCGCAGGACGTGCTCGCGCACCTCGCGAAGAAGTTCCCGCGCACCAAGATCGGCAAGGCGGCGAAGAACAAGCTCGAGCTGCTGTCGGCCTGAGGCGCGCGCGCCGGATGCGCTTCGCTGGCAGGCTCGCGCTCTCCATCGTCTCGGTCGCCGCGGGGCTCGGGCTCGTCGAGGCCGGCCTGCGCGCCTTCGTGCCGAGCATGGCGGCCGGCTCGGCGGCGCGCTTCGAGCTCGACCCCGACCTGGTCTATCGCCTGCGGCCCGCGAACGTCGTCGCCTGGTCGTCGCCGGAGTTCACGGAGGTGTCGCACACGAACGCGCTCGGGCTCCGCGGCGGCGAGGTCGGAGTGAAGGCGCCGGGCGAGGTGCGGGTGCTCGCGATCGGCGACTCGTTCACGTACGGCCACGGCGTCCAGGACGACGAGGCCTACCCGGCCGTCGTCGAGAAGCTGCTGCGTGGGCGTGGCCGGAAGGTGCGGGTACTGAACGCCGGCGTCCCCGGCTACAACACCGACCAGGCCTACACGTGGGCGCTCCGCGACGGCCTCGCACTCGAGCCGGATGTGGTGCTGGCGGGGGTGCACTGCTCCGACGTCTCCGACAACTACGAGTCGTCCCTCTACGACGTCGAAGGCGAGCGGCTCGTACGTCGACCGGCGAGCGCGACCCGCATGTACCGGCTCGGCTCGCTCGCCGGCCTCGTGCCGGCGGCGGTGCGGACGAGCCGCGTCTTCGATCTCCTGGTCGCCTCGATCGAGTGGCACGATGCGCCGAGCGCGCGGCCGGCGGTCGCCGATCTCGACGCGTGGTCGTACCGCAAGATGCGCCTCGAGCTCGCCGACCTGGCGCGCCGCGCCGCGGCCGAGCGCGCGGCGCTCGCGGTCGTGCTGATGCCCTGCAAGAAGGCGCTCGCCGCCGCGGCGCCGGATCCCTACGGACCGCTCGCACCGGCGCTCGCCGAGGCCGGGATCCCGATGCTGGCCGCCGCCGACGCGATGCTGCGCGCGGTGGGGGACCTCAGGCCGCTCTTCTTCCGCGACGATCCGCACCTGGCCCCGGCGGGGAACCGCGCGCTCGCGGCCGCCGTCGCGGACTTCGTCGAGGCGCGGGGGCTCCTCGACCCGCCGCCGGTCATGGCGGTACGCGCGCCGAACGGATAGCGGAGGGGGCATGACGCTCTCGATCGACGTCCGTCGCGTGGAGATCCCATGACGCTCTCGATCGACGTCTTCTGGTCCTTCCGCAGCCCGTACTCCTACCTCGCGACGCCGCGACTCGTGCGGCTCGCCGCCGAGTACGACCTCGATGTCCGGGTGCGGCCGGTGCTGCCGATCGCCGTCCGCATCCCGGGCTTCTTCGACACCGTGAACCCGCTCTGGCCGCCGTATCTGATGCGCGACACCCAGCGGCTCGCGGAGTACCTCGGGCTGGACTACGGCTGGCCGCGCCCCGACCCGATCGTGCAGGACTACGCGACGCGCCAGGTCGCCGCCGAGCAGCCCTACATCCACCGCCTCACGCGTCTCGGCGTCGAGGCGGCGCGCCGCGGGTGCGGCCTCGCCTTCGTCGACGAGGTCTCGCGGGTCATCTGGAACGGCAAGATCGAGAACTGGCACGAGGGCGCGCACCTCGCCGACGCGACGGCGCGCGCCGGGCTCGAGCTCGCGGCGCTCGATGCCGCGGTCGCGCGCGACACCGCCGCGCTCGATGCCGCGATCGCGCAGAACCAGGAGGACCATCGTGCCGCCGGGCATTGGGGCGTGCCGACCATGGTCTTCCGGGGCGAGCCGTTCTTCGGCCAGGACCGGATCGATCTCCTGGTGTGGCGCCTGCGGCAGCACGGGCTCGCGCCGCGCACGTAGCGCGGCGCCGGCGACGTCGTCGAGGCCCTGCCGTTCAGCTTCGCATGATCGCCGGCGCGCGGCTTCTCACCCGGCATTCCTCGATCGGCTATCGCAGTCCCCGTGACCATCAGCTAAGTTCCGGCGCCGGTGCGCGATCGGCCCAACGACGCTGTCCACGGAATCGAGGCGAATTGAATGAGTCTTCGAGGCATCTCCTCCGCCGTCTTCGCGGGTGCGCTCGCCCTGGCGACGCCGGTCTACGCGGTCGATACGGACGTCCTCCCCGGAAGCCCCGGCGCGGCCGCCCTCGGGCCCATTTCCCCGGCCGACTCCGGGTTCGAGCAATCGGGAGAGCCCGCCGAAGGGGAGGCCCAAGCACGAAGCGAGCTGGATTGGCTCACGATCCCGCCGGACCCCGCTCGCCACAATCTCTGGGTCCCGACCGTCGAGTGGGCGACGTGCCTGGCCTTGACGATTCCGTTGTTCATGATCGACCCTTCCTTTGTGAATACGGGGACGGTTTCGGCCGACCACTTCGTCGACGCATGGACCCGACCCCCGGTGTGGGACACCGACGGCGTCGTGTCGAACTACCTGCTCCACCCCATCATGGGCGCGGAGGCGTACCTGACGGTGCGGAACCGGGGCTACGGCCCGTTCGGGAGTTTTCTGTTCTCGACCGGCGTCTCCGTCGGGTGGGAGTATCTGTTCGAGGCGTGGGCCGAGCGGCCGAGCAAGCAGGACCTGCTCACAGCGTCGCCCATCGGTAGCGTCCTCGGCGAGGTCCGCTTCCAGACGCGGCGTCGGATCGCGCAGTGGCGTCCGTCGGTGGGACGCGATGCGCTGCTGATTCTCGTCGACCCGGTCGAGGCGCTCCATCGCTACATTGGCAAGACGTTCCTGAATCGCGCGAGCGACGCGACGGTCGAGACGGTGGGTTCCTCGCTGGACGTCGGACCCGATCAAGCGAGGGTGATGCTCACGATGCAGTTTTGAGTGCTTTCGGTCTCGCCGTCAGCTGAACCCCAACGCCAACAGCTTCTGGATCGCGATACCGAAGGTCGGTACGCCGTCACCGGCCACGCCGAGAAAGACGCCGAGATCCAGTGTCCGGAAGTGAAAGATGTCGGGGTAGAGGTTGAGCCGCACGATCGAGTCGTCGGTGCCGTTGAAGGTCATCGACGCGAGCAGCCGATCGTGGTCATCCCAGTAGACGCCGCCGGACGGCCGCACCTTGTCGAAAATGGAGTCCGCGAACGGATCCACCGTTGCCAGACCGACGCCCAGGGAGAGTGATTTCTCGGACGGCAGCAACACGCTGACGCCTCCGAAGTACTGGAGGCCGAAGTAGAGGAAGGGCCGGACCTTCTCACCAAAGACTCGCGGTCGCATGAGGTAGTTGTTGCTGGCATTCAGAATCTTGTGGTGGCGTACGTCGAAAACCGGCTGCCCCGGCCAATTCCGGAATTGCATGTCGTTGTGGACGACGTCCGTCACCGTGTCGCTGATGAACAGGAGGTTGCCGAGCAGGTTGAAGAAATACAGATCGGCGATGCTGTCGGTCGCGTCGACCTCCGGATTGGAGACCTCGATCGCTTCGTTGCCGAGATAGCCGGCGTACGATGCAAGGAAGGCCCAGAAGTAGGCGAACGGCACGTCGTGTTCGTCGAACCACTCGGCCAGGGCGCGGAAATCGTAGCCGTTGCCGAGCAGGTGAAGCGTCAGGTTGGGCAGGACGTGGGGAGACAGCAGCTCCTGGTTGACCAGATGGTCCCAGCCGCCGTCGTCCTCGATCGAGTCGATCGGATCGGCGATACGGTCGATGACGCGCTCGTGGTTGTGCCAGTAGTCGCGCTGACTGAAGGCGCGCGAGACCTGCGCCGTGTCGAAGGCGGTGTTGACGTAGTTGGTCAGCGGCAGCATCCGAAAGCGGCTCTCGCCCGGGCGGAGCACGATATGCCGCGCTGTTCCTGCGCTGGTGCTCGGCTGTTCCGAGGACCCATCAGCGAACGCCAAGGAGGGCGAGCAGACGACCACGCTGGCCGCAACGAGGATCGGGATGAGGGACCGGTAGTTCAACAGACAGTTCCCGGAGGACCGGACCGGAGCCCGGCGCAGGGTGCTCATACGTTGGGGAAGCCGCGGCCTGCAAGCGATATCGGGACCCTTGCCGATCTCTCGTGACCTACTCCACGGCCAGAGCGATACGCAGGGCGGTTCGTAGCTGGCGCAGCTTCGCCGTCGATAGTGACGCGACGAAATCCGTCAGCGCCGTCTTATCGAGCGTAAAGAGTTGGTCACTACCCTGATGCACGAGGGGGGTTTCAGGCCTTCGTCCAATCCTACCGGCACTTGGGTGGTCAGCCCTACGTAAGTGGTGTTGACGGGAGCGCAAACGACGCGTGCTGCTTTCGAGTCGATCAGGGCCTGGCGACTGACGACGACGAAGCAGCGCGATCGCTTCGGATCATTGCCGGGCGGGCGTCGAACCCGATAGATTTCACCGCGGTTCACTCAACGTCCCACGGGGTCTAGTAGGCAAGGGCTGTCCTGGGTCACGCGCGCCTGCCAGCGCTGGGCATCGTACTTCTTCGCTTGCAGGGACGGGTGACGGTAGTCGCGTAGAAGCAGCGCGAGTTGCTTGCCGAAGGCTTTGTGAATCTCGGGCGGGGCGGCGATGTAGGAGGCGATGAACCTCTCAGTGAACTCGACGCGCATGTACCCGCTTGTTGAGGGCGTTCATCGCGGCACGTGCTGTCTTGAAAGGACCGACCGTCCGCTCCGCCTTCACGTCCGCCTCCGCGGCCTCAAGCCGCTTGCCGAGGTCGACCTTTCGATGCACGAGGACCACCGGACGAATGAGGGCAGCGCCTTCGCGCGTCAGCGAGGTCTCGACGAGATCCCCGGCCTTGATGCCGAGGGCGTCCCGAACCTTCTTCGGAAT
The Deltaproteobacteria bacterium DNA segment above includes these coding regions:
- a CDS encoding 2-hydroxychromene-2-carboxylate isomerase, coding for MTLSIDVFWSFRSPYSYLATPRLVRLAAEYDLDVRVRPVLPIAVRIPGFFDTVNPLWPPYLMRDTQRLAEYLGLDYGWPRPDPIVQDYATRQVAAEQPYIHRLTRLGVEAARRGCGLAFVDEVSRVIWNGKIENWHEGAHLADATARAGLELAALDAAVARDTAALDAAIAQNQEDHRAAGHWGVPTMVFRGEPFFGQDRIDLLVWRLRQHGLAPRT
- a CDS encoding DUF3943 domain-containing protein, which codes for MSLRGISSAVFAGALALATPVYAVDTDVLPGSPGAAALGPISPADSGFEQSGEPAEGEAQARSELDWLTIPPDPARHNLWVPTVEWATCLALTIPLFMIDPSFVNTGTVSADHFVDAWTRPPVWDTDGVVSNYLLHPIMGAEAYLTVRNRGYGPFGSFLFSTGVSVGWEYLFEAWAERPSKQDLLTASPIGSVLGEVRFQTRRRIAQWRPSVGRDALLILVDPVEALHRYIGKTFLNRASDATVETVGSSLDVGPDQARVMLTMQF
- a CDS encoding AbrB/MazE/SpoVT family DNA-binding domain-containing protein, with the protein product MATTAQKVGPKFQVTIPKKVRDALGIKAGDLVETSLTREGAALIRPVVLVHRKVDLGKRLEAAEADVKAERTVGPFKTARAAMNALNKRVHARRVH